ATTTGCATATATGACTATAATTACATATACGCTTATGTGCACgtatacacacatacacatctATAATTTTatacgcacacacacatacacacacgaTTGTACACACAAgcaaacatatatacacatacgcatatttatataatataatattaaataattttttcatttcACAACAAAACATGGGTCAAGTATATATTTGGTCTATTTTTTGAACACATGATTTTTAGTACTGATGAAAAGTTTGTTTAAATAAAagctgttgcggggtaaaaaatgGTTGGAgtgctccttcgactctcgttgacctgaaatAGAGAAGAGAGGCTTGGAgaacccggggtgtactccgggggatctctccgatgcctaagtaagaggaaggcttttaAGGAGActaaatgcaacagtagagtAGTGTTTTGTAACTTACCTTTGCCTGTACTCCATATctcttcttataggggcttgagttgactgCCGGTTGACTCGAATTTATTGcacgggggcgtgaatcgctctcctGCTATAAGTGCGTGCGCCTATCACTCGATTATTAAAGGCGTTGGCGTGGATTCCTCTTtctctttattaggtcggagctaatcactcgtcaaaATGTCAGACCTTGAGAAAGTGCGAggcaggcgttgacctgcccttattagtgCGATTAATTATGGGCATATCTAAAGTGATTTAGAAAATTAAGCAACACatttttgttgtttttcttttAGTTAATTTACCAAGGTATTCACTTTTTGGTttgagctattttttttttatattggagTTACGCAATCTTTCAATTTGAaagttaataattaaaatttgaataatatatttatttgcaGACAGCTTATGGTGATATTTATGACTGCACCCTCATATACAAGCAACCTGGTTTGAACCATCctttattgaaaaatcacaaagttCAGGTATGTTATTttctttatgaattttttttatatgttgttctaataattatttcaaaaataaaacatCTTGAGATTTTTTTTAGAGCTATACtcataacaaataaaaataataatataatgtataATGTTAATTCAACATTTCATATACATGTAACGGCGCTTCACTAATACTTTTAGATTTAattagaatgaaaaaaaaatttgcatgaaATCAGGGAATAAAAGTCTTCAGTTGTATTAAATAAAAGTATAaggattaaaataaatttaaatcagtaGTATGAAATCAGTGATTAACTTAATGATGTGCAATTTTCTTTATcctcattatcattatttttttcttttgattcttCTTGATATTGCATAATGCCAAGGGGTACATGTGTCTTTTGACTTTAACATATATAGTAAGTTGTTGACTATTTTCATTTAGGAGAGTCGTCATAGACTAGGACCTTAATTAGATCTATTAAGTGAAATTCAACATTTGTAGTGGGAACCTATATTTATATAAACTTTTTAATGTTAATAGTCTATTAAGTAGCCAATAGATTCATTATTACTAGGGACAACACTATTGCGATTCATAACTTTCAAATAGGATCTACTTTTGCAGTAGTCAATCCATATTATTTGGGCTCCCATAAGCTAATCTTTAATACATGTAATTTAAATAACTATTAATTTTTGTAATCCCTATCAACCATAGtcaaattattatcattttttgcaACATTGGACAATTAATATATAAATTagttattaattaataaatttgaaataataaataaatttagtcGCCACATAAGAACAATTGAAATAAAAATGCAACATGCATAATCCACAACCTCTAGCTACGTGCATTAATAATTATGTATAGGTAATTCTATAACACAAAGATAAATATTTTGGATCAGATGAGACCAGGCAAGGAGGTATATGATGCATTAAATAAAAAGAATGCAAAAGGAGGAAGAAGGAAGCAGGTGAAGGTGGAGCTTGACGAGGGGTGCCCTCCAGGAACTGTTCCCATTCGAAGGATTACCCAATACAATTTCTCAAAAGATTCTACTACTACAACAACTACTTCCATCTTCAATAGCTCTCGTAGACTTGCTCAATTGGCAACATCGTATGGCTTTGAGGTAagaacatacatatatacatacatacatacatacatacatacttgaTAAGGCATATCCAAATGCTGGTTATGTGCTGCTAATGTTTTATCAAATCCATGATGGCAAGGTATGGTGGTGTTTGTTGTTAGCATTATGTAGCCAATGCTAAGCATATatatctaaaattttaaaaaatcatcgACCTCTCTTAAGGTTTTGAGAGCCATATATGACATTTCATTGTTGAGACAATTATACCCTccaaaatttttatcttttttgcaaaaaaataCAAATAGAGGTTAGTATTTTTTGGACAAATCTAAGGATAGATCTataaaattcttgaaatctcaagAGAGATCCTTGAATTTTTTGAGCCCTCGAAGAAAATTAttgtctttttatttaatttcaagaGAAATTAGTGTCTTTTATTGTTTTATCTATCTATTTTTGTACATATTGAAGGAAGTAATGCATGAAATAGAGAAGAGTTGTTTATATGTATGTGtcttctttgaaaaatagttTGCAGGAATACAGACGGCAAAGGGTGCTGCAGGTCAATATCTTGGAGCTGCAGCCTCCATGAGTGTTTGGAACCCAAAGCTTAATGGGGCTCACCAATATAGCTCTTCATTGATTATTGTTGAAAGTTTTGATCATTCAAACTTAATACATGTTGGATGGACGGTGCGTATAGTATATTTGGGTCTctcataatttattattatacaaacaACTATTGCAATGTGGAAAGTTTGAACTAATGTGACAATTGGTAGTTCTTAGTTTCAACATGCATCCattcaattaaaatgaattattttagCATGCATGCTTATTGATTAGGATTCGAAGTAGTTTCCATAAAATAACATTAACTCATGTAGTAAATTCTAGCACTAAAAAAATTAATCTTGCTCCATAGATTTGTTTCTTCTTGTTTGTGGGTTAAAATGTTGAATACTAACAATGTCATGACTAATTCCATAAATAACACTTATATGACTGCTTATATCGTGCGTTATATTTAAAAAAAGAGACATTTTTACTAGTGTAAGAACAACCATGTAATAATTAACTTAAGGACGATTAGTCACTACGACCAAAAGTCAAATGCCATTTTCGAAACTATAGTAAGAGAATGAAAATCAACTTAGCTAGTCACAAGAAATTTTGCATTGGTTCGTTATATAATTTTTGCCCATGTGGGACACATCATCACCAACCACGAAATCTTGTCAAACACAACATAAAAGAGTAGCTACTTTATaagaatgaaaatgaaaaataagttagtattttcaaatttaaatccaaagcTATCGTATATCGAGGATAACAACTAGAGTGAAAGATGATATTAGGTCACAACGTTTTTAGGATAAGTAGTTATAATTTTATTGTCTATACAAAACTATGAAATAATAGGAAAAAGCTCTTTGCCATCGCCATACCTAATACATTTATCTTTCGTTTGGTTCATAGAATATCTATTTCTAATAATAGTTTAGTTTATAGTTATACAAAAGAATTATGTTGATACCATAAATCAACTAACAATGTGAAACTTTTTATTGGTCCATAACAAGGAATAGACAAGGATTAACTATTAACCATGCGAAtgtctatttctttcttatcagTTGCCTTAAGTTATTCATTGTTGAAATTACGTATCTATGTAAAAGTTAGTCAATCATAGCAACATTAAAGATATTGCAATCTGATAGATGAGAAATAAGAGAAAAAACTTGCGAACATAGACTTCACATCATCAAAGAAGAGACACAAGTTCTTAGTGAATCTGAAAGTTGTTATAGATGAAGAAATCAACTAGATGTCAATAGATGACCTAAAACAATTTGTGGATAAAGTTGTAGTGTACTTTGCATCCACATCTACGAGTACGTTGACGACACAAGTGCAAGGGAAGGCCTTGAGCCAAGTTTAATTGTTTAGGAAATTATGCATGCCTATAACTTCTTTTCATGTGTACATGTGATGGATAACCATTATGTGATAGTatagtttctttttcttttttctttttgtaggATAATACCTTAGTGCAAAAATGGGAGTATAACTCCTCGATTAGTACTTCATTTCCTAGTTCCAAATCTTGAATAACACATAAAAGTCTTTAGGAAAGGGTGAGTATTCATCATTCATTGTAGAACTCATCAGTGTTTGTTAATATGTTTACCCTACTTAGATGCCCTGATAAAAACTTGTTGCATTGGTGGTATCAATAATGAATTGCGTTACTTTACAATTCACCATGtgatttttatttgtttcataCTTGTTTTATGTTTTCGCTTAACTTTGTATTTGATGGTTGACAATTTGCTCATTTGGTGAAACCACTGTATATTTTGGTTGTTAAGTTAAGGAGTATATAAGTAGTGTCAAAcaacccttcacaaggtgtgaagtgttcaACTAATGGCAAAAGGGGTTGATGGAAATtgttaaaatatataatatttataaaaacatatttgagttatGACCTACTTAAGTTATATTCATTAGTCACCATAAATACTCTATcattataattaataaataatgcaACTCTGTAATTATCAGTGGTAGGCTAGTTCCTTTAGGGTCAAGAGATAGCATTGGGTCTCTAAGTTCTAACACACTTGCATTCAGCAAAGTTCAACATAATAGCTTTGAAAGATGAAGAgaataattttggaaatatttaagGTTCACTATTAGTACCACAAACTTGGGACTTCACCTACTTCCTGAAATTAGCTTATGCTCTTCTTATTCCTAAGATAGGTAGAGTAGTTCCAATTTGTAACCATATCCTGCTGAAGCGCAAGATGAAGCTCTCCAAGCTAAGGGATTTTTCATTGGTTATATATGTGGTAGATGCATTTGGAGAAATTCTATAGGCTGGAGAATTTTCATTTGAGGTGTTATGGAACATGTGACCTTCCCAATGAATACCCTAGAGATCCTCTTTGTAGACATTTAGACAAAGGAGCTTCTCCTGAAAAAAATCcataaccaaaaaaccaaaaaaagctGAAGTAATTATGACAAAAGCTAAATAAAACTTATTACTCCTCCAAAATgtccttaaaaaaatttatcaGCCAATAAAGATGCTTGCAGAACCTCATCTAGAGTGAAATACAAACTCACCAAATGTAAAACTATTAATATTATATGTGCATTTGAATCCATGTAAAAAATTTTATGACTCTGGATGTAAGGCACATATAGAAGATATTAGGGACTAGGTGCTCCAATGCATCAACATTGAATAGTAAGATAAAGTACCAAATCATTTTTAGTTTTGTATATAACCCATTGAACCTAAATAACTAACCTTATTCTTGATGCATTTTCACCCATTTGTGATGCTCAATTAGGGGCAACCTATTCAAGCCCAAGTATCTAAGCCATTAGGTGATGTTTCAACCACATTAGgcctacaatttttttttatccctttggtaatgatattttatttctaattttgtGTTGCAAATTGATCTGGCTCTTAATATTCATTTTatgaactaaaataaaataaaatatttaaaatcaaatatGGGACTGTTTTTAGACAACAAATCAATATCAAGGTACAAAAGAATTGCTCAATGTCAaataagaagttctctaacttCTTAACATCATGGATACCCATACATGCTTGAGGTTGTagtatcttttttctttttattctctaCCACTatagagttagaattcctaattACATGAACCGTTAAGTTCATCTTTGCAGTAAGATCCCTCATCTAAATCTATAAAGCTTCTATTGTAGCACAAAAGTCTTCTAATAGTTCCAAATAGAACCCTCTTGATGTTTTTATAATCCCTCCAATAAATCAACAAGTTTTGTCATCTTCGTTGCAACACCGTTGGCTATCCTAACCTACGCCTCTACCGCATTAATTCTCTAGGTATTAGTTGGTATGGTTTCTTATTGACGTTTCACCCTTTGTGAAGGTCGTGCATCACTACTTATAACACCCTTGCACAAAAGTATACCATAGTTTTTCACGACACAAACAAATTCTCAACCATTGAGTACAAAGTTAAATGGAAGCAAAACACAAGTATGCAAATAAACAAAAGTCATACCATAAATTGTAAAATGATGCAAATAATTATTCACATTTTTATAGGAAACATGTGTTTAGATAGGGAagtaagtaggctaaacacatttatgaaGGCGAGTGAGTTTTACCATAGCTAATGAACACTTGCCCTCTACGACAAAGCTTTCTACGCTATTCTAGCTTTGGCACAAGGAAACATAAAATGGATAGAGGATTATACTTTCATTGTATACTAAGGAATAGTCTTATTCAAAGAATAAAACCTATGCTATTACTTACATGATGTTTACTCATCTAAAAAACAAACGATGAGTAGTCACATGCAAGCATAATGTGTTGATCAAACTTAGCTTGTGACACGTTGGTTTGGTGGTTGAATGGGGGTAAAGTTTTGCTATTTTAGTGTAGGTCATAAGTTGGAGATTTTCAATAttataatgaagaagaaaaaattaGAAGAATTATTGTATTTAAATAAAGTCTATGTTACATTATtatcaaaatatattttatgtaCATACTTGTTATAAACATATAGCTTTCGATTAGTTACACAAATAATTATTCATTCGttacttataaaaaaattttaagttgcACAAAGTAATAACACTTGCATGCTTTTGTTTATACTTTGTATACATATTAAATTTGTACAATCATTTTCAGGTAAATCCAGATGTGTACGGTGATAGTCTCACACATCACTATTTGTTGTGGACAGTGAGTATTGTTATACctaattttctaattttgtttAATAGTTTTGAGGAATTATTTGCTAAAGATATATTAACCATTTGTATTAAACATAATTTTCAGGCCGACAACTATAAGACCACTGGTTGCTTTAATACTCATTGTCCAGGCTTTGTACAAACAAGTAGTACAACTCCTATTGATAGTACAATAACAGATATATCTATTCGAGGTAAAGTGCAACGTCACTTTACCGTCGAAGTCACACTGGTAAGTATATATATTTTCTTCATCATTTCTAAgcattataatgataatacttgtGTAATAGTGAACTTATAgtataaatatttctaaaaattataaACAAGTAAATCAATATggaaaaaattcatttttatgaatatatgttatTAAAAGTTGTTATTTTTTATCTGCTTTAAAATTCTTCGATTGATTCTAGGACTCTTTAATGATTTTAGTAAAACCACAACTGAAAAATTTTGTATATAACAACAACGAATCAAGTCTTTTAAGTCTCATTGGGCGGGGTCATCTATTGAAAAATTTTGATGATTAGTTTTAACTTTCATAATTAATTTACCTACTTATGCTGACCATTTTTCatgatttcaaatttcaaatgaaTCCCTCTATATGCTAAGAAGGCGCACTGTTATTCCTTTTTTTGAACATATGTAAAATTACTAGATCTAGGAGATTTATTCTAGTCCTTTCATTTTAAACATGCATATTCTTTAGTGCTTTAAACTTAGAGCTATGCAACCTGCTCAAGTAAATAGGGTCGGCTCTTCATTAAGGCCATTGAGGTGTTTGCCtaccaaaatatattttttttaatataataatgttaacattatttttAACTACTAGCTACTGTGTCAATAAAGTCTATGCGCCTCCAGCCTCTGAGATTTAATTTAACTGTTCATTTCTCAATTTGGTACCCCACCCCACGCATGCATTCGCCATTCTCCATCTCTGTTAATTTCATGGAATTCACGTGTTTGGTGGGTGGAGTGCGCATGCAGTGCAACTAAAATTACTTGATGTacttataaaaattaattttaaataaaaaaaattaaataaaatattaagggccgctaattaaatcattcgcctggGACTCCATATTGGGAAGAGCCGCTCCTGCAAGTAAATACATTTGATTAAAAAAGCCCCAACTAATGCTTCTTCTCATAATTAATGTTTTGGCCATTTTGATATATTAATTCATGGAGATTGTTTTTAAGCCTTCAAAAGACAATCACCATGCATGCAAACCAGTAGTCTAGTCTGCGCATATATATATAATGTCTTCTCgtcatttgtttaatttttctattttatataattattttagttCAATTAATGCATATGCATGAATAGGATTCAGCTGCTCAATGGTGGCTGCTTTTGGGAGGGACTCCGGTGGGATATTGGCCGAACAATGTGTTCAAAGGCATGAATCTTGGTGCTGACACACTTCGATGGGGTGGGGCTGTTTTAACTCCTGACAACGAAGAATTAAGCGCTCAGATGGGAAGCGGTGCTTTCAAAGAAGGGAGCGCTTGGCGCACAGCTTACATGAATACTCTTAGAGTTAGGAGCTACCAGTCACCCAACCCTGCGCCTCCTAATAACAATTACATTGTAGCTGACGAATCTCGTTGCTATCTTACGGGAGATAATGGAGTTATACCAGGTACAGTTGACGACTATGTCTTCTGTTATGGCAGTCGTATTCGTAATGGCCAGTGTATTTAAGATCAATATATGTTTGGGTTAGTTATTACTAACTGATATGATGAATAAAAGGGATTTTGATCACATTCAATATATGCCTTTATGATAAGTAAAAGAAGCATGCATCAATATACACTTACTAATACGTATGCTACAATGTGTGTGTGAGGTGGAGACTTAATTAATTCACATCTAGCTCTTTCCTATCTCCACTTAACATCTATATAGCATAGATTGGTTATACCATCAATACCTAATTTTATTTCACCTAAATTTAGGctcccaaaatgattttattttattttcataaggTAGATTTTGACAAGtattttttgagttttaaaatgcATATTGTAAATTTACTCCATTACAGGCACACACTCTCTCGCTCATGCGTTTACCTTATCTTGATGTTGTGAAGGTTTTCTTGGTTTTTTCCATTAAAAACTAAGTTTTTATGTGATTTAAACATGGTCATCCATGatgtttaaaatatgttcaagTGTTCTTTAAGTTGTCTTAAAAAACCTTGGAGTGTCACACCTATAGTATGGCTTTTAAGTGTTCTCCAAGTTGCAAATTGAGTTTTCAAGGCAAGTTTGTTGTTCTCCTACTAAAAATctacaaaatatttcaatttttcaaCAAGTTCAAATCATCTTTCAAAACAATCACCAATGAAGTGGCTTGATGGTGGAaacattattttcaaaatgtataaaattttattttcaattttagcTTTACAAAGAATCCATTTAAATAtctattttctaataaaaatgaaaaaattttcaATGAAAGTTTCAAGTAATTTCAATTGTTTTCAAATGTTTTCAAGGGATTTTTTCGAAATACTCATCAAAAAAGTTTTCCAAGCTTGTTTTGAAAAAAAGTTTTTTGGAAACTAAGATGACTTGATTCTTCTTTTGAGGATATATAGGCAGTCTACTTTGTAGATCCATTCATACCAAACAAAAAAAAGTAAATCTCTTATTCATTTTTCTTCATTGTTTAGAttcaatttgaatatgtttgTACGTCTAATTTGATTAGGTATTCAAGTAGTAGGATTTTCATGAGGTTAAGTTATCTACATAAGTCGTATAAAATCATTTCCAAAGGGGTTAGGGGCttgaaatgttttgaaaagaATCAACCAAGGAAATGAAATTTGGTCAACTGCCTATACAAGcctaaaaatgttttttttttttttctaatagtTTTCAacatttaaatgttttatttcataaaaaaaaataggagatacacacacacacacacaaggtaagCACGTAGTCATTCAAAAGAATGGGTGTTTTggggttgcgttaggtagttgaAAGCCAACATAAAATTTATCAGATCACTATATCTTTTAAAGAAAAGCTTGAAAAGAAAaaagggtgggctaggtcataGCCATAGTTTGAAGTTTCCCGTTCCATcgaatttaacaacatcaaactttACAAAAGAAATTCCAGAAGTCATTACGACAATGCTCTGATACTACTTTATTGTGAAAATTGAATGCACAGCGGAAACAAATGATCATACAATGCAGCAATCAATAGTGCAATATACAAAACCCCACAATCACACAAAGTATAACgaaagtaataaaaaaatgaCGTGAaaaattacatggttcggcaatgcctacatccatgggagcaatcaaCAATGAAATTTTACTATTTTGTGTCCAAAGACTTGAACATTACATAGTtacaacatatatcatatatatatatatatatgtgtgtgtgtgtgtgtgtttcccagaggctttccctccaaaacccaacctgTCCAAtatcccaattcaaaatttataaacaaaCAATGAGTAAATGagccaaatcgtcaacggtttaaTACTGAGAGCAAACAGTCGAAGTTATAGACCCAGAACCGTCGACTATTTCACTGCACTtaaccaaactgtcgacgatttccttgtaaccgtcgacggtttcctacTAGAAGTTAGCATTCctattttcttcaaattttctctttgtacatgccttccactcaacatatgagccacatattacaccAATCTTAGCCTTGGCgaatatacgccccttaggagaaaactaaaaaaatatacTCACTGCTCCACCTTGGGACAATAGGTTAGGACCATCTCTTTTTTAGCAACTAGagacaaaaaccaagtccaagcaatgcttgaacttgtccgtgaTAGCTTCGGCTACTGCCAAAAATTCCAACTCAGTTGTAGGCAGTACAACTAGAGACCGTACCTTCGACTTCAAACAAATAGGCCTTCTCATAATAGTAAACATATCTTGTTGTAGACCTCATGTCATCAAAGTCTCCTGCATAATCTACATCCACAAAGATCACAACTGACGGATCACTCTATTGCCTGCCAAAACACCCTATTGTACTGgcataggagacctttgacatatcccaaacATCACCGTTCATCCTTGGGCAGTAAGCGGTAGATAAATAAAAATGATTCTCCAACAGTGTACCGATGACCGATTTAAACATGCTATACCTCTCTAATATCTTCTCCACAAACCACCCTAAGACAACCACAATCTCCATTGTTGGCCTTACATGGAtttcgaatctcgttttgatgataacaaatgaatgtTGATTTGACATGTGTtgtcaagtaatgatgtttcaggaatgcttaCATGAAAAAGttgaaaatatcaaaggaaatgcaagttcaaagATCACCAAGGATTGTAGACATCCCATTTTTACTCAGGCccaatatgattattattattttgctattattattattattattttttattactattattattattattattattattattattagtattttttattttattttattgatttcttattattattattattattattattattactattattattattttattattattattattattattattattattattattattattatcaattttcattagtcttattattattattattattattattattattattattattattattattttcttatatttatataattaatttctGTTATTTATGTACTATGTATTTTAGTTCATAgtaattttttattgttatcatgATACATTTGTTATCCACAATTAGTCTTATTATtaggcttattattattattattattatttattatttttattatcattattattaatattatttattattattattattattataactattattattattattgtaaaaaaaaataaaaaaaaaaaaggaaagtttgattagggttttggggagagCCTTTAAAAAGGCTTGCGCTGCACACATAGAAGGGGGGCGGACAGCAGTGCAGCTGAAACCAAagacaaagaagaaaaaaaaattttgctacAGCT
The sequence above is a segment of the Malania oleifera isolate guangnan ecotype guangnan chromosome 8, ASM2987363v1, whole genome shotgun sequence genome. Coding sequences within it:
- the LOC131162581 gene encoding protein neprosin-like, producing MNLGADTLRWGGAVFTPDNEELSAQMGSGVFEEGNAWRTAYMNTLRLRSYQSPNPAPPNNDYIVADESRCYLTGDNGVIPAEEMKMNYLKTEQHKHITKTIKTAYGDIYDCTLIYKQPGLNHPLLKNHKVQMRPGKEVYDALNKKNAKGGRRKQVKVELDEGCPPGTVPIRRITQYNFSKDSTTTTTTSIFNSSRRLAQLATSYGFEFAGIQTAKGAAGQYLGAAASMSVWNPKLNGAHQYSSSLIIVESFDHSNLIHVGWTVNPDVYGDSLTHHYLLWTADNYKTTGCFNTHCPGFVQTSSTTPIDSTITDISIRGKVQRHFTVEVTLDSAAQWWLLLGGTPVGYWPNNVFKGMNLGADTLRWGGAVLTPDNEELSAQMGSGAFKEGSAWRTAYMNTLRVRSYQSPNPAPPNNNYIVADESRCYLTGDNGVIPGTVDDYVFCYGSRIRNGQCI